From a single Pleurodeles waltl isolate 20211129_DDA chromosome 10, aPleWal1.hap1.20221129, whole genome shotgun sequence genomic region:
- the LOC138262405 gene encoding integrase/recombinase xerD homolog yields the protein MVPHSSGTLVRLPSQSSGFSFDPSGSDGSVPPSGPSRPSISGGLEDFRTQWQDRRLSQEAQGFITQAWAPGTGKRYMSAWSRWACWCMDRHTDPTGAHITDIIYFLAELATAGLSYCTVNAFRSAISPGHPLLDNQPVGAHPWVCKLLKGIRLSCPPEPRYSELWDINLVLRLLSSWQDNQFLSRKELSAKLAMLLCLISCTRVSDVRALDVSAGVFSPDGVTFTVARGTKFNTRSVSYPAFPFAPKLCVVRCLKAYEEMTADLHPSGEGQLLIALKKPFKAVSSPTIARWIRWILAVAGIDIQVFGAHSTRGAMASKAVHVGWRLEDIMNAADWSSESVFKRFYFKPIHEAASLVVSKL from the coding sequence ATGGTTCCCCACTCTTCTGGAACTCTCGTGAGACTTCCCTCTCAGTCTTCCGGTTTTTCCTTCGATCCTTCGGGATCCGATGGGTCAGTTCcaccctctggtccttcaaggCCATCTATATCTGgtggcctggaagatttcaggacTCAATGGCAAGATCGCAGACTTTCGCAGGAGGCTCAAGGTTTCATCACCcaggcctgggctccagggactGGCAAACGATACATGTCTGCATGGTCTCGATGGGCTTGCTGGTGTATGGACAGACATACAGATCCCACTGGGGCCCACATTACTGATATCATATACTTCCTAGCGGAACTGGCGACTGCTGGTCTGTCTTACTGTACGGTGAATGCCTTCCGCTCGGCTATATCGCCGGGCCATCCCCTTCTTGATAATCAACCTGTAGGAGCTCATCCGTGGGTGTGTAAACTTCTCAAAGGTATCAGACTTTCCTGTCCTCCAGAACCAAGGTACTCGGAGCTGTGGGATATCAATCTGGTTCTACGTTTGTTATCCTCGTGGCAGGACAACCAATTTCTCTCCAGGAAGGAGTTGTCAGCTAAGCTGGCGATGTTGTTGTGCCTCATATCATGCACAAGGGTTTCGGACGTCAGGGCCCTGGATGTGTCAGCTGGAGTGTTTTCTCCAGATGGCGTAACATTCACAGTTGCCCGTGGGACCAAAtttaataccaggtcagtatcttACCCGGCGTTCCCTTTTGCTCCTAAGCTGTGCGTTGTACGTTGCTTAAAGGCGTATGAGGAGATGACTGCTGATTTGCATCCTTCGGGTGAAGGTCAGCTGTTGATTGCACTGAAGAAGCCCTTTAAAGCAGTTTCTTCCCCCACCATTGCGAGATGGATCCGATGGATCTTAGCAGTAGCGGGTATTGACATACAAGTTTTTGGTGCTCATTCGACgagaggtgccatggcctccaaggcAGTTCATGTGGGTTGGaggttggaggacatcatgaatgctGCAGATTGGTCCTCGGAGTCGGTTTTTAAAAGATTCTATTTCAAACCGATTCATGAGGCGGCCTcactggtggtgagtaagctttga